A genomic segment from Pseudoduganella chitinolytica encodes:
- a CDS encoding TRAP transporter substrate-binding protein — MKLKTILVALAATAAITSNAFAQAPIVIKFSHVVALDTPKGQAAERFKQLAEKATNGRVKVEVYPNSQLYKDKEELEALQLGAVQMLAPSLAKFGPLGVKEFEVFDLPYIFPNKTALYNVTEGPIGKGLLKKLESKGITGLAYWDNGFKIMSANKPLRVPADFRGQKMRIQSSKVLDAQMRSLGANPQVLAFSEVYQALQTGVVDGTENPPSNMYTQKMHEVQKFGTLSNHGYLGYAVIVNKKFWDGLPADIRTALEGAMREATTYEKAIAQRDNDMALEAMKKSGKTQFIALTPQQQAEWKKALAPVQKQMESRIGADLINAINKEGAK, encoded by the coding sequence ATGAAGCTCAAGACCATCCTGGTCGCGCTGGCCGCGACCGCCGCCATCACTTCCAACGCCTTCGCGCAAGCACCGATCGTCATCAAGTTCAGCCACGTCGTGGCGCTGGACACGCCGAAAGGCCAGGCCGCCGAGCGTTTCAAGCAACTGGCGGAGAAGGCCACCAACGGCCGCGTGAAGGTCGAGGTCTATCCGAACAGCCAGCTGTACAAGGACAAGGAAGAACTGGAAGCGCTGCAGCTGGGTGCCGTGCAGATGCTGGCACCGTCGCTGGCCAAATTCGGTCCGCTGGGCGTCAAGGAATTCGAGGTCTTCGACCTGCCGTACATCTTCCCCAACAAGACCGCGCTGTACAACGTGACCGAAGGTCCGATCGGCAAGGGCCTGCTGAAAAAGCTGGAAAGCAAGGGCATCACGGGCCTGGCGTACTGGGACAACGGCTTCAAGATCATGTCGGCCAACAAGCCGCTGCGCGTGCCGGCCGACTTCCGCGGCCAGAAGATGCGCATCCAGTCGTCCAAGGTGCTGGACGCGCAGATGCGTTCGCTGGGCGCGAACCCGCAGGTGCTGGCGTTCTCCGAGGTGTACCAGGCGCTGCAGACGGGCGTCGTGGACGGCACCGAGAACCCGCCATCGAACATGTACACGCAGAAGATGCACGAGGTGCAGAAGTTCGGCACGCTGTCGAACCACGGCTACCTGGGCTACGCCGTCATCGTCAACAAGAAGTTCTGGGATGGCCTGCCGGCCGACATCCGCACGGCGCTGGAAGGCGCGATGCGCGAAGCGACCACGTATGAGAAAGCCATTGCCCAGCGCGACAACGACATGGCACTGGAAGCGATGAAGAAGTCCGGCAAGACCCAGTTCATCGCGCTGACCCCGCAGCAGCAGGCCGAGTGGAAAAAAGCCCTGGCCCCCGTGCAGAAACAGATGGAAAGCCGTATCGGCGCCGACCTGATCAACGCGATCAACAAGGAAGGCGCGAAGTAA
- a CDS encoding TRAP transporter small permease, whose product MKFLDHLEEWIIATLMGAATFIIFVAVVHRYLSGLPIGWLQDELIQINTSWAQELCIYMFVWMAKFGAAYGVRTGIHVGVDVVINRLSTPWRNKFIIFGLLAGALFTGIVGTLGASFVWEIGHTEQTSADLEVPMWLVYLAVPLGSYLMSFRFLQVMVHFIRTGDLPKHDHSHVEGLDDEVQGAKA is encoded by the coding sequence ATGAAATTCCTGGACCACCTGGAAGAGTGGATCATTGCGACCCTGATGGGCGCGGCCACCTTCATCATTTTCGTGGCGGTCGTGCACCGCTACCTGTCCGGCCTGCCCATCGGCTGGCTGCAGGACGAACTCATTCAGATCAATACCAGCTGGGCGCAGGAGCTGTGCATCTACATGTTCGTGTGGATGGCCAAGTTCGGCGCCGCCTATGGCGTGCGCACGGGTATCCACGTCGGCGTGGACGTCGTCATCAACCGCCTGTCGACGCCGTGGCGCAACAAGTTCATCATCTTCGGCCTGCTGGCCGGCGCGCTGTTTACCGGCATCGTCGGCACGCTGGGCGCGTCGTTCGTGTGGGAGATCGGCCACACCGAGCAGACCTCGGCCGACCTGGAAGTGCCGATGTGGCTCGTCTACCTGGCCGTGCCGCTGGGTTCCTACCTGATGTCGTTCCGCTTCCTGCAAGTGATGGTGCACTTCATCCGCACCGGCGACCTGCCGAAGCACGACCACTCCCACGTTGAAGGCCTGGACGACGAAGTCCAAGGAGCAAAAGCATGA
- a CDS encoding TRAP transporter large permease: MNALIIFALLLVLMLTGMPISISLGLTVLTFLFTMTEVPIESVALKLFTGIEKFEIMAIPFFILAGNFLTHGGVARRMINFATSMVGHWHGGLALAGVLACALFAAVSGSSPATVVAIGSIILPAMVKQGYPKRFGAGVITTSGALGILIPPSIVMVMYSVTTNTSVGALFMAGVVPGIMLAFLLGLTTWVLAKKHNYPRMRKATWAERLAAFRKSAWGLLLIVIVMGGIYSGVFTPTEAAAMAAVYAFVIAVFVYKDLKIKQVGKVLLDSASMSAMLLYIITNAVLFSFLMTSENIPQEMAAWLTAQGLGPIAFLLVVNVLLLIAGNFMEPSSIVLIMAPILFPVAVALGINPIHFGILIVVNMEVGMCHPPVGLNLYVASGITKMGISELTVAVMPWLLTMLGFLMVVTYVPAISLWLPNLVYGSVG, translated from the coding sequence ATGAACGCGCTGATTATCTTTGCACTGCTGCTGGTCCTGATGTTGACCGGCATGCCGATTTCCATTTCGCTCGGCCTGACGGTGCTGACGTTCCTGTTCACGATGACGGAGGTGCCGATCGAGTCGGTGGCGCTGAAGCTGTTTACGGGCATCGAGAAGTTCGAGATCATGGCGATCCCGTTCTTCATCCTGGCCGGTAACTTCCTGACGCACGGCGGCGTGGCCCGCCGCATGATCAACTTCGCCACGTCGATGGTCGGCCACTGGCACGGCGGCCTGGCGCTGGCCGGCGTGCTGGCGTGCGCGCTGTTCGCCGCCGTTTCCGGCTCCAGCCCCGCGACCGTCGTGGCGATCGGCTCGATCATCCTGCCCGCCATGGTGAAGCAGGGCTATCCGAAGCGCTTCGGCGCGGGCGTCATCACGACGTCCGGCGCACTGGGCATCCTGATTCCGCCGTCGATCGTCATGGTGATGTACTCGGTGACGACCAACACGTCCGTGGGCGCGCTGTTCATGGCCGGCGTCGTGCCGGGCATCATGCTGGCGTTCCTGCTCGGTCTCACGACGTGGGTGCTGGCGAAAAAGCACAACTACCCGCGCATGAGGAAGGCCACGTGGGCCGAGCGCCTCGCCGCGTTCCGCAAGAGCGCGTGGGGCCTGCTGCTGATCGTCATCGTCATGGGCGGCATCTATTCGGGCGTGTTCACGCCCACGGAAGCGGCGGCCATGGCGGCCGTGTACGCGTTCGTCATCGCCGTGTTCGTCTACAAGGACCTGAAGATCAAGCAGGTCGGCAAGGTGCTGCTGGACTCCGCCTCGATGTCGGCCATGCTGCTGTACATCATCACCAACGCCGTGCTGTTCTCGTTCCTGATGACGAGCGAGAACATCCCGCAGGAAATGGCGGCCTGGTTGACGGCGCAAGGCCTGGGCCCGATCGCCTTCCTGCTGGTGGTGAACGTGCTGTTGCTGATCGCCGGTAACTTCATGGAGCCTTCGTCGATCGTGCTGATCATGGCGCCGATCCTGTTCCCCGTGGCGGTGGCGCTGGGCATCAATCCGATCCACTTCGGTATCCTGATCGTGGTCAACATGGAGGTGGGCATGTGCCACCCGCCCGTGGGCCTGAACCTGTACGTGGCGTCCGGCATCACGAAGATGGGCATCTCGGAACTGACGGTGGCGGTGATGCCGTGGCTGCTGACGATGCTGGGCTTCCTGATGGTGGTGACGTACGTGCCGGCGATCTCGCTGTGGCTGCCGAACCTCGTGTACGGCAGTGTCGGTTGA
- a CDS encoding methylated-DNA--[protein]-cysteine S-methyltransferase, with product MTKIQQAGELFAAIVHTPFGALGIRTGGAVITELVYLPASFDEKAPQDPVAAEAAAQVLRYCDDSDYRFHLPLAQVGSEFQRKVWQTISAIPRGEVRTYGEVAKHVGSMPRAVGQACGANYFPLVVPCHRVTGAQGLGGFAGSDDRNGFTLNVKRWLLAHEGLREYAWQQTTLL from the coding sequence GTGACTAAAATACAACAGGCAGGCGAGCTGTTTGCCGCCATCGTCCACACGCCGTTCGGCGCCCTCGGCATCCGCACCGGCGGGGCCGTCATCACCGAGCTGGTCTACCTGCCGGCCAGCTTCGACGAGAAGGCGCCCCAGGACCCGGTCGCGGCGGAAGCGGCCGCCCAGGTGCTGCGCTACTGCGACGACTCCGACTACCGCTTCCACCTACCGCTGGCGCAGGTCGGCAGCGAATTCCAGCGCAAGGTCTGGCAGACCATCAGCGCCATCCCGCGCGGCGAAGTGCGTACTTACGGCGAAGTGGCCAAGCACGTCGGCTCGATGCCGCGCGCGGTCGGCCAGGCCTGCGGCGCCAATTATTTCCCGCTGGTGGTGCCGTGTCACCGCGTCACGGGCGCGCAAGGGCTGGGCGGCTTTGCCGGCAGCGATGACCGCAACGGTTTCACGCTCAACGTCAAGCGCTGGCTGCTGGCACACGAAGGACTGCGCGAATACGCATGGCAGCAGACGACGCTGCTCTGA
- the xerD gene encoding site-specific tyrosine recombinase XerD, which produces MAADDAALIDAFCDALWLEDGLSKNSLDAYRRDMRAFAQWLEVAQGGKSLLAVTRADVDAYFAARHDDTKATTSNRRLSVLKRFYQQALRQNRISQDPCLKVASAKQPTRFVHTLSEPQVEALLAAPDACEPLGVRDRTMLELMYASGLRVSELVALRLTELGLNEGVLRITGKGSKTRLVPFGAQARAWLERYLREARGLILNGQQDDALFVTARGGAMTRQMFWVIVKKHAARAGITAPLSPHTLRHAFATHLLNHGADLRVVQLLLGHSDISTTQIYTHVARERLKQLHAVHHPRG; this is translated from the coding sequence ATGGCAGCAGACGACGCTGCTCTGATCGACGCGTTCTGCGACGCCCTGTGGCTGGAAGACGGGCTGTCGAAGAATTCGCTGGATGCCTACCGCCGCGACATGCGCGCCTTCGCGCAGTGGCTGGAGGTGGCGCAGGGCGGCAAGTCGCTGCTGGCCGTGACGCGTGCGGACGTCGACGCGTACTTCGCCGCGCGCCATGACGACACCAAGGCAACGACGTCGAACCGGCGCCTGTCGGTACTGAAGCGTTTCTACCAGCAGGCCTTGCGACAGAACCGGATCTCGCAAGACCCGTGCCTGAAGGTGGCGTCGGCCAAGCAGCCGACGCGCTTCGTCCATACGCTGTCGGAACCGCAGGTCGAAGCGCTGCTGGCGGCGCCGGATGCGTGCGAACCGCTGGGCGTGCGCGACCGCACCATGCTGGAACTCATGTATGCGAGCGGCCTGCGGGTGTCGGAACTGGTGGCCTTGAGACTGACGGAGCTGGGCCTGAACGAGGGCGTGCTGCGCATCACGGGCAAGGGCAGCAAGACGCGGCTGGTGCCGTTCGGCGCCCAGGCCCGCGCCTGGCTGGAACGCTACCTGCGCGAAGCGCGCGGCCTGATCCTCAACGGCCAGCAGGACGACGCGCTGTTCGTCACGGCGCGGGGCGGGGCGATGACGCGGCAGATGTTCTGGGTCATCGTCAAGAAGCACGCCGCGCGTGCCGGGATCACGGCGCCGCTGTCGCCGCACACGCTGCGCCACGCGTTTGCCACGCACCTGCTCAACCATGGCGCCGACCTGCGCGTGGTCCAGCTTTTGCTCGGTCATTCGGACATCTCGACCACGCAAATCTACACCCACGTGGCCCGCGAACGGCTTAAGCAGTTGCATGCGGTACATCATCCGCGCGGATAA
- a CDS encoding efflux RND transporter permease subunit encodes MWITKISIRQPVFATMVMIGLMVLGLASYRGLGVESMPNVEIPFVAIEVAYPGASPEAVETDITRPIEDIVNTVRGVRTLRANSWEGKAGIYIEFELSTDMDRAMQDIRDKVGIVRPRFPKEAKDPFIVREEGDNAQPIVRLTLTSPGVDIRTLSTLADQVIVKRLQGVPGVGQVRSYGQAKREILISLKPAEMTAQGIGVNEVMRAIQDTNANLPAGNITRDASDRLVRVEGKLKEPREFNKIIVARRASGPVYLEQVADVVDGEAEERSLARIDGKRGISLEVTKVQDSNVVEVGEGVKAVVADLQKSLPAGVVLAISDAESDRVQNQLNNVKRTIIEGAVLTMVIVFFFLHSWRSTIITGLTLPISVLASFIAMKAFGFTLNFLTLMALSLCIGLLIDDAIVVRENIVRHLGFGKSHRKAAEDGTNEIGVAVMATTFAIVAVFIPVAFMDGIIGRFFLQFGITVTVAVLVSLFVSFTLDPMLSSVWHDPVKDRFKYLPWLGRLMETIEHGIDKVHVWYGKVLAVALDWRKSTLALTLAIFVASLLLVPKIGGEMFPETDRGWIDMQFKVPVGSSLDYNASKVAQVEAALREFPEVETVFSNIGAAEGRHISYVNVKLTDVHKTHRRPQKELEKAIRARLATIPGITPSVGQKPIFIAILGTDEAKLDKVAHQLMDKMRTIKGVADLEYSQEGANPSTSIRINNELASDLGLTTQQIGAALRPFVAGETVSYWLAPDGQNYDVNVQLPKVGRQRVADLADLSLASSKPGPDGRPLMVPLRQVVEFVPSFSPQVLKRQALMRRVAVMAGVEGRPGGDVDADVKKAMESIEMPAGVRFDVGGQAKQMQETLTSAMIALGIAVVFIYLVLASQFGSFLQPVAIMMSLPLSLIGVLAALLVTGSTLNIFSVIGVIMLMGLVTKNAILLVDFTNHGQQGGMAQREAIMAAGQVRLRPILMTTLAMIFGMLPMAIGMGEGGETQAPMGRAVIGGVITSTLLTLVVVPVAYTYLDNLGKRAKRWFAAPEEKAAVVVADAA; translated from the coding sequence ATGTGGATCACGAAAATCAGTATCCGCCAGCCCGTCTTCGCGACGATGGTGATGATCGGCCTGATGGTGCTGGGCCTGGCGTCCTACCGCGGCCTGGGCGTGGAGAGCATGCCGAACGTGGAGATCCCGTTCGTCGCCATCGAAGTGGCCTATCCGGGCGCCTCGCCTGAAGCCGTCGAGACGGACATCACCCGCCCCATCGAGGACATCGTCAACACCGTACGCGGCGTGCGCACGTTGCGCGCCAACTCGTGGGAAGGCAAGGCCGGCATCTACATCGAGTTCGAGCTGTCGACCGACATGGACCGCGCCATGCAGGACATCCGCGACAAGGTCGGGATCGTGCGGCCGCGCTTCCCGAAGGAAGCCAAGGACCCGTTCATCGTGCGCGAGGAAGGCGACAACGCGCAGCCCATCGTGCGGCTGACGTTGACGTCGCCGGGCGTCGACATCCGCACGCTGTCCACCCTGGCTGACCAGGTCATCGTCAAGCGCCTGCAGGGCGTGCCCGGCGTCGGCCAGGTGCGCAGCTACGGCCAGGCCAAGCGCGAGATCCTCATCAGCCTGAAGCCGGCCGAGATGACGGCGCAGGGCATCGGCGTGAACGAGGTGATGCGGGCGATCCAGGACACCAATGCCAATCTCCCGGCCGGCAACATCACGCGCGATGCCAGCGACCGGCTGGTGCGCGTCGAGGGCAAGCTGAAGGAACCGCGCGAATTCAACAAGATCATCGTGGCGCGCCGCGCCAGCGGTCCTGTCTACCTGGAACAGGTGGCGGACGTGGTGGACGGCGAGGCGGAAGAGCGCTCGCTGGCCCGCATCGACGGCAAGCGCGGCATCTCGCTGGAAGTGACGAAGGTGCAGGACTCGAACGTGGTCGAAGTGGGCGAAGGCGTCAAGGCCGTCGTCGCCGACCTGCAAAAATCCCTGCCGGCCGGCGTGGTGCTGGCGATTTCCGACGCCGAATCGGACCGCGTGCAAAACCAGCTGAACAACGTCAAGCGCACCATCATCGAAGGTGCCGTGCTGACGATGGTGATCGTGTTCTTCTTCCTCCACTCGTGGCGCTCGACGATCATCACGGGACTGACCTTGCCGATCTCCGTGCTGGCCAGCTTCATCGCGATGAAGGCGTTCGGCTTCACGCTGAACTTCCTGACCTTGATGGCGCTGTCGCTGTGCATCGGCCTCCTGATCGACGACGCCATCGTGGTGCGCGAGAACATCGTGCGCCACCTGGGCTTCGGCAAGAGCCACCGCAAGGCGGCCGAGGACGGCACCAACGAGATCGGCGTGGCCGTGATGGCGACGACGTTCGCCATCGTGGCCGTGTTCATTCCCGTCGCGTTCATGGACGGCATCATCGGCCGGTTCTTCCTGCAGTTCGGCATCACCGTCACGGTCGCCGTGCTGGTGTCGCTGTTCGTCAGCTTCACGCTCGACCCGATGCTGTCCTCGGTCTGGCACGACCCCGTCAAGGACCGCTTCAAGTACCTGCCGTGGCTGGGCCGCCTGATGGAGACGATCGAGCACGGCATCGACAAGGTGCACGTCTGGTACGGCAAGGTGCTGGCCGTTGCGCTGGACTGGCGCAAGAGCACCCTGGCGCTGACCCTGGCGATCTTCGTGGCCAGCCTGCTGCTGGTGCCGAAGATCGGCGGCGAGATGTTCCCCGAGACGGACCGCGGCTGGATCGACATGCAGTTCAAGGTGCCCGTCGGCTCCAGCCTGGACTACAACGCGAGCAAGGTCGCGCAGGTGGAAGCGGCGCTGCGCGAGTTCCCCGAAGTGGAGACGGTGTTCAGCAATATCGGCGCGGCCGAGGGCCGTCACATCTCGTATGTCAACGTCAAGCTGACGGACGTGCACAAGACGCACCGTCGCCCGCAGAAGGAACTGGAAAAGGCCATCCGCGCGCGGCTGGCGACGATCCCCGGCATCACGCCGTCGGTGGGCCAGAAGCCCATCTTCATCGCGATCCTGGGCACCGACGAGGCCAAGCTGGACAAGGTGGCCCACCAGCTGATGGACAAGATGCGCACGATCAAGGGCGTGGCCGACCTGGAATACAGCCAGGAAGGCGCCAACCCCTCCACGTCGATCCGCATCAACAACGAGCTGGCCAGCGACCTGGGGCTGACCACGCAGCAGATCGGCGCGGCACTGCGTCCCTTCGTTGCGGGCGAAACGGTCAGCTACTGGCTGGCGCCGGATGGCCAGAACTACGACGTCAACGTGCAGCTGCCGAAGGTGGGCCGCCAGCGCGTGGCTGACCTGGCCGACCTGTCGCTGGCGTCCAGCAAGCCGGGGCCGGACGGGCGCCCGCTGATGGTACCGCTGCGCCAGGTGGTGGAGTTCGTGCCGTCGTTCTCCCCGCAGGTGCTGAAGCGCCAGGCGCTGATGCGGCGCGTGGCCGTGATGGCCGGCGTCGAGGGCCGTCCCGGCGGCGACGTCGATGCCGACGTCAAGAAGGCGATGGAGTCGATCGAGATGCCGGCCGGCGTGCGCTTCGACGTGGGCGGACAGGCCAAGCAGATGCAGGAGACGCTGACCAGCGCCATGATCGCGCTGGGCATCGCCGTGGTCTTCATCTACCTGGTGCTGGCGTCGCAGTTCGGCAGCTTCCTGCAGCCGGTGGCGATCATGATGTCGCTGCCGCTGTCGCTGATCGGGGTGCTGGCCGCGCTGCTGGTGACGGGATCGACATTGAACATCTTCTCGGTCATCGGCGTCATCATGCTGATGGGCCTGGTCACGAAGAACGCGATCCTGCTGGTGGACTTCACCAACCACGGCCAGCAAGGCGGGATGGCACAGCGCGAGGCCATCATGGCGGCCGGCCAGGTGCGCCTGCGGCCCATCCTGATGACGACCTTGGCGATGATCTTCGGCATGCTGCCGATGGCGATCGGCATGGGTGAAGGGGGCGAGACGCAGGCGCCGATGGGGCGCGCGGTCATCGGCGGCGTGATCACGTCGACGCTGCTGACCCTGGTGGTGGTGCCCGTTGCGTACACTTACCTGGACAATCTCGGCAAGCGGGCCAAGCGGTGGTTTGCCGCGCCGGAGGAGAAGGCGGCGGTGGTGGTGGCAGACGCAGCGTAG
- a CDS encoding efflux RND transporter periplasmic adaptor subunit, with the protein MTPDPLPLAPSSRRRWRKPAIAIVVLAIAGAAYMALRPQTAPAAAAPQAATKPVVYELAATDVAAIAARPLAVQLPLSGSLMPVSQATVKSKVSGVVEESALREGMTVAAGQVLARIDQADLRARMTQQQAMLDEAQARLAMAQKNENNSRALLAQKYISQTAYDTNANAVDLARASVKAASAQVELARIALADSTIRAPMTGIVSKRHVQAGEKVAPDMPVYTIVSLAELTLEAQVPTSDIPRVKTGQEVTFRVDGFAGRTFAGKVARINPTTEAGSRAMLVYITVPNDDGALRGGMFAKGSIVTERTAALPQVPVTALHEENGRSVVYKVAGGKVVAQPVTLGLRNDDEGLAAVTDGLAHGEHVIVSKLEGIKPGASVLLPAPGALAQDAKPAVKAPQG; encoded by the coding sequence ATGACACCCGATCCACTGCCCCTCGCTCCCTCGTCCCGGCGCCGCTGGCGCAAGCCGGCCATCGCCATCGTCGTGCTGGCCATTGCCGGCGCCGCGTACATGGCGCTGCGCCCGCAAACCGCGCCGGCCGCCGCCGCGCCGCAAGCTGCGACGAAGCCGGTCGTGTACGAGCTGGCCGCGACCGACGTCGCCGCCATCGCCGCGCGGCCGCTGGCCGTGCAGCTGCCGTTGTCCGGCTCCCTGATGCCGGTCAGCCAGGCCACCGTCAAGTCGAAGGTGTCCGGCGTGGTCGAGGAATCGGCGCTGCGCGAAGGGATGACGGTCGCTGCGGGCCAGGTGCTGGCCCGGATCGACCAGGCCGACCTGCGCGCGCGCATGACGCAGCAGCAGGCCATGCTGGACGAAGCGCAGGCACGCCTGGCGATGGCGCAGAAGAACGAGAACAACAGCCGTGCGCTGCTGGCGCAGAAGTACATCTCGCAGACAGCCTACGACACCAATGCCAACGCGGTGGACCTGGCCCGTGCCAGCGTCAAGGCGGCGTCCGCGCAGGTGGAGCTGGCCCGTATCGCGCTGGCCGACAGCACGATCCGCGCGCCGATGACCGGCATCGTCAGCAAGCGTCACGTGCAGGCGGGCGAGAAGGTGGCGCCCGACATGCCGGTCTACACGATCGTCAGCCTGGCCGAGCTGACCCTCGAGGCGCAGGTACCGACGTCCGACATCCCGCGCGTGAAGACGGGCCAGGAAGTGACGTTCCGCGTCGACGGCTTCGCCGGCCGCACGTTCGCCGGCAAGGTCGCGCGCATCAATCCGACGACGGAAGCCGGGTCGCGCGCGATGCTGGTCTACATCACGGTGCCGAACGACGACGGCGCCCTGCGCGGTGGCATGTTCGCCAAGGGCAGCATCGTCACGGAACGCACGGCCGCGCTGCCGCAGGTGCCGGTGACGGCGCTGCACGAGGAGAACGGCCGCAGCGTCGTCTACAAGGTCGCCGGTGGCAAGGTGGTGGCGCAGCCCGTCACGCTGGGCCTGCGCAACGACGACGAAGGGCTGGCCGCCGTCACGGACGGCCTGGCGCATGGCGAGCACGTGATCGTGTCGAAGCTGGAAGGCATCAAGCCCGGCGCCAGCGTGCTCCTGCCGGCACCGGGCGCGCTGGCGCAGGACGCCAAGCCCGCCGTCAAAGCACCGCAGGGGTAA
- a CDS encoding AraC family transcriptional regulator has product MNAPIVPSPRDEYARRMTRVLNYIDQHLDEPLELAQLADVANFSRFHFHRVFHAWMGETLGDYARRRRLEKAAFRLSCGPTESVLETALATGFGSGEAFARAFKTRFGCTPSEWRRDTPRRLAAQALGRHSNPDQLLGNPDQAGPLPMSDDDVSNNIRENPTMEVVITDLPAVRVAYFRHIGPYGPGISVFWRTVVAPWMQSRGLEAPLCIGIGYDDPGMTPADNCRYDACVALPEDFTDTGSADIATLPGGRYARAAFTGQPAGIADAWTWLTRNWLPSSGLQCDDRPCLEIFRPDTAMDADTGAMRCDLCIPVRPL; this is encoded by the coding sequence ATGAACGCTCCCATTGTTCCGTCTCCACGCGACGAATATGCGCGGCGCATGACGCGCGTGCTCAATTACATCGACCAGCACCTGGATGAACCGCTGGAGCTGGCGCAGCTGGCCGACGTGGCGAACTTTTCGCGCTTCCATTTTCACCGCGTTTTCCATGCCTGGATGGGCGAAACGCTGGGCGACTATGCACGGCGCCGGCGTCTCGAGAAGGCAGCCTTCCGGCTCAGCTGCGGCCCAACGGAAAGCGTGCTGGAAACCGCGCTGGCGACCGGCTTCGGCTCGGGCGAGGCGTTTGCCCGTGCCTTCAAGACGAGATTCGGCTGCACGCCAAGCGAGTGGCGGCGCGACACGCCCCGGCGCCTGGCCGCGCAGGCCCTCGGCCGCCACAGCAATCCCGATCAGTTGCTCGGCAATCCGGATCAGGCAGGACCGCTGCCCATGAGCGACGATGATGTTTCCAACAACATTAGAGAAAACCCCACCATGGAAGTTGTCATCACAGACCTGCCAGCCGTCCGGGTCGCGTATTTTCGCCATATCGGTCCGTATGGACCAGGAATCAGCGTGTTCTGGCGCACCGTCGTCGCCCCATGGATGCAGTCGCGCGGCCTGGAAGCACCGCTCTGCATCGGCATCGGCTACGACGATCCGGGCATGACACCCGCCGACAATTGCCGCTACGACGCCTGCGTCGCCCTGCCCGAGGACTTCACCGACACCGGCTCGGCCGATATCGCCACGCTGCCCGGCGGCCGCTATGCACGCGCCGCATTCACGGGACAGCCGGCCGGCATCGCCGATGCGTGGACCTGGCTGACCCGCAACTGGCTGCCGTCGAGCGGCCTGCAATGCGACGACCGTCCCTGCCTTGAAATCTTCCGGCCCGACACGGCCATGGACGCCGACACCGGCGCCATGCGCTGCGATCTCTGCATCCCGGTGCGTCCGCTCTAA